Proteins encoded in a region of the Streptomyces sp. NBC_01298 genome:
- a CDS encoding TIGR04282 family arsenosugar biosynthesis glycosyltransferase has protein sequence MTTTTTLLVIAKEPVPGRVKTRLTPPFTPAEAAALAEASLADTLAAVAAAPARRRVLVLEGRPGPWLPAGFEVVPQCAGSLDLRLAAAFGACDGPALLIGMDTPQVTPELLDVDWSAYEAWFGPAVDGGFWALGLAVPDPSLLRGVPMSVPETGAVQYERLRAAGLRTGRLPVLRDVDTAGDARLVAAEAPAGAFAARLADFTRHLTRPVLR, from the coding sequence ATGACCACGACCACCACCCTGCTGGTGATCGCGAAGGAGCCGGTCCCGGGACGGGTCAAGACCCGGCTCACCCCGCCGTTCACCCCGGCCGAGGCGGCCGCGCTGGCCGAGGCCTCGCTCGCCGACACGCTCGCCGCCGTGGCCGCGGCCCCCGCGCGGCGCCGGGTCCTGGTCCTGGAGGGCCGGCCCGGACCGTGGCTGCCGGCCGGCTTCGAGGTGGTCCCGCAGTGCGCCGGGAGCCTGGACCTGCGGCTCGCCGCCGCTTTCGGGGCCTGCGACGGGCCCGCGCTGCTGATCGGCATGGACACCCCGCAGGTCACGCCGGAGCTGCTGGACGTCGACTGGTCGGCGTACGAGGCCTGGTTCGGGCCCGCCGTCGACGGCGGGTTCTGGGCGCTCGGACTGGCCGTCCCCGACCCGTCACTCCTGCGCGGGGTACCGATGTCGGTCCCCGAGACGGGCGCGGTCCAGTACGAACGGCTCCGCGCGGCCGGGCTGCGCACCGGGCGGCTGCCCGTCCTGCGCGACGTCGACACCGCCGGGGACGCCCGCCTGGTCGCCGCCGAGGCCCCGGCGGGGGCCTTCGCCGCCCGGCTGGCGGACTTCACCCGCCACCTCACCCGGCCGGTGCTGCGATGA